From Marivirga harenae, one genomic window encodes:
- a CDS encoding PH domain-containing protein, with product MKTKYPSKVSYGLLLFIFVIFFAPFLVNGSTTEWSQTVIIALAFMIVMYVFILYIFMQTVYTIANKTLNIRMGFITFRAIKIDEIKKISKTNSVFSSPAPSFDRIEIEHGEFGSVIISPKDKTSLSKALVQLNPKIENRLEES from the coding sequence ATGAAAACGAAATACCCCTCTAAAGTATCTTACGGATTGTTACTATTTATTTTCGTGATCTTTTTCGCTCCATTTTTAGTTAATGGTAGTACAACAGAATGGAGTCAGACGGTAATAATTGCGCTTGCGTTTATGATCGTGATGTATGTCTTTATATTGTATATTTTTATGCAAACCGTGTATACTATTGCAAATAAAACATTAAATATTAGAATGGGATTTATCACATTTAGGGCAATTAAGATTGACGAAATAAAGAAAATCTCAAAAACTAATAGCGTCTTTTCCTCGCCAGCTCCCTCTTTTGATCGAATTGAAATAGAGCATGGTGAATTCGGTAGTGTTATCATTTCTCCAAAGGATAAAACCTCACTATCAAAAGCTCTGGTGCAACTTAATCCTAAGATTGAGAACAGGCTAGAGGAATCCTAA